Proteins encoded in a region of the Vicia villosa cultivar HV-30 ecotype Madison, WI linkage group LG5, Vvil1.0, whole genome shotgun sequence genome:
- the LOC131603562 gene encoding uncharacterized protein LOC131603562 yields the protein MLNKERKWVPKQLIGYGGMSSSHSAIVTAVATTVGFQEGFRGSLFATALVLAIIVLNQIVIELSPEHPLTDSRPLLELLGHTPPQVQ from the exons ATGTTAAACAAG GAAAGAAAATGGGTTCCTAAACAATTGATTGGATATGGTGGGATGTCGTCTTCACATTCAGCTATTGTTACTGCTGTTGCTACGACGGTTGGATTTCAAGAAGGATTTCGTGGATCGCTTTTCGCTACTGCGTTGGTTCTAGCTATCatt GTTCTTAACCAAATTGTAATTGAACTTTCTCCTGAACATCCTCTGACTGACAGCAGACCTCTTCTGGAACTTCTTGGGCATACCCCGCCTCAGGTTCAATAG